From a single Balearica regulorum gibbericeps isolate bBalReg1 chromosome 11, bBalReg1.pri, whole genome shotgun sequence genomic region:
- the CD40LG gene encoding CD40 ligand, whose amino-acid sequence MNEPYSPTTSRPISNTSPNTMKMFMGFLAVFIVAQTIGTVLFCLYLHMKMDKMEEVLSFNEDYIFLRKVQKCQTAEGQKSTLLDCEKILKGFQDLQCKDGEASKGQPKFEMQRGHKHREHPHLMHKNETSIAEEKRQPIAAHLAGQKSSKTVSVLEWKTTMYGPMNNNSISYQEGKLKVKEAGLYYIYSQVSFCTKAATSAPFTLYIYLYLPMEEDRLLLKGLDTHSTSMSFCDLQSIREGGVFKLREGDMVFVNVTDSTRVNYSHGSTYFGIFKL is encoded by the exons ATGAACGAACCCTACAGCCCTACAACATCCCGACCCATCAGCAACACCTCGCCCAACACCATGAAAATGTTCATGGGCTTCCTCGCTGTATTTATTGTAGCACAGACGATTGGGACCGTACTCTTCTGTTTGTATCTTCACATGAAGATGGATAAG ATGGAAGAGGTGTTGAGCTTCAATGAAGATTACATCTTCCTGAGGAAAGTACAGAAATGTCAGACGGCAGAAGGTCAGAAGTCGACATTACTGGActgtgaaaagattttaaagggCTTCCAGGACCTCCAGTGCAAG gaTGGGGAAGCCAGCAAAGGGCAGCCCAAGTTTGAAATGCAAAGAG GCCATAAGCACCGTGAGCATCCCCATTTGATGCACAAGAATGAGACATCCATAGCAG AGGAGAAGAGGCAGCCGATTGCAGCCCACCTGGCAGGTCAGAAGAGCAGCAAGACAGTCTCAG TGCTAGAGTGGAAGACGACAATGTATGGCCCCATGAACAACAACTCGATATCCTACCAGGAGGGGAAACTGAAGGTGAAGGAAGCAGGGCTCTACTACATCTACTCCCAAGTCAGCTTCTGCACCAAGGCAGCAACTTCGGCACCCTTCACCCTCTATATTTATTTGTATCTCCCCATGGAAGAGGACCGGCTCTTGCTGAAGGGACTAGACACACACAGCACCTCCATGTCTTTCTGTGACCTTCAGTCCATCCGGGAGGGAGGCGTCTTCAAGCTCCGGGAAGGCGACATGGTCTTTGTCAACGTGACAGACTCAACACGAGTGAACTACAGCCACGGCAGCACCTACTTCGGCATCTTCAAGCTGTAG